The genomic window GCAATCCACAACCTTCCTCTTGAAAGCTGTTACTTTTTCTTCTCCATAGATACTGCTTATGCCAGTTGACATAGGAATGTACACATTTCACTTTTATTGCTGAACTGGGAACTTTTCAATTTCTGATGGCTGTTTCCGTTCCTGTCTCCACACTGGGCTTGGCACGAGAGAGAATTCCCTCCAGAGCCAGCTCTGCTAGCTGGTTACTGAACCTGGAAGCTAGTGCAGAGGCAGTCAGCTCCAGTTCAGTGAACATATAGCACAGCATACTCTAAGGCAATGAGGGAAATGTTCAGATAATCACAGTAgctacttattttatttgaataaagcaaTGCATCTCTCCATCTGCAACTGAGGAGTTTagtttaaaaagcaaacaaataatcAAGGAATTCTGTGCAATATTAGGATTAATAAGGCATGGAGCTGCCTAGCCCAGCATTCAGTGTATAGGAGGCCCCCTGATTATTTATGTGCAGGGCACCATTTCGTCCCCCCCTCCCCGATATACCATACTGAACACCAATGTAACCCCCTCTCAAAGTTCTGATAATGATCCCTAAAGGAAGggtttatttttacaaaatggaGGGTTTAAACcccatttaaatacaaaatatatacattttacagacATACATTGCATAGATCAGGAACCAGAAAGGGTGCAGGTTATAGTTTCCAGAGAATGCAGcacctataaaaataaatgaaaactgttATATATTACAGCTTACACATGTATTatggcaaacacacacacaaatatatcctGTACCGTATTAATGTCTGGTCTCTTGTTTTTCATTTGGTTCAAGCACTGGCTAGAAATGGAGTACATTTTTTCTAGTATGTGGAATTCTACCTCTTCCATCTTTTTATCCACATAGTCTTCAAGTGTTTTTTCCTCCTCCTCAATTTCTTCTTTAATGTCAAGCTAATTAAGAAAATGGATTTAGTTAAtccattatacatattttaaaaagacACATATGAAATTAAACAGACACTCGCCTGCCTTAAATTCCATGACAAAGGTCCTAATGTGGAACCAGTGTTTGATTTATAAGAAAGTTAACTCTAATGAATGCCTGTTTTAttttcctatattttttttatatagcaccagcacacTCCACAGCACATCCAATAgggaacaaacactgtaataaaacaagacttgaCATTAATAGACAGGTAAGAAGGGCCTGCTTGCAGAttcctatattatatacacacgcATGCCTCCTACTGGACATATGTGTTTCGCATGCCCATTTTCTCCCCTGTCCCGTCTCTCAAGGTACAGGTGGCAGAATCACGCAGGTCTGCAGAGGAACATATGTATGCATCCACTTTCTGGACATGTGCAAAGCTATTTTACACAAGATACACGAACCAAACTGGTGTGTGTCCCACTCTGAATCAGCTTCCCTGTGCAGAgtgcagagaagaaaaaaaaaaaaaaaagtcctagaACCAGGAATGAAAGCAAGTAATGTGGATGAGATGTGCAGAGTGGAGAGGTCAGTTTATGATCTATTTTATATTCAGCAAAGACCAGTAAGTAGGTGATTGTAATAGTCATATGTCttttctttgtgttcttaacaGAAATAAATATCAGGTAGGTAGCTTGTATTTGGCTGATGGCAATATTTTAGCTGTTTTTGAGAGgacatcaaagatgaaatggcagtaACCCAGGCCAACAGATTGTGAGGACTGATAAATGTGGATATGATTTGCATATAAATAATTCTGAAATGCAAAGGGGCTTACTAGCTTTCCAAGCGATGTGGTAGAtaaagaaaagcagagggccTAGTGGTATTCCAATTGATAGAAGTGGAAAGGAGGTAGATACAGAGAAACCAACTTGAATGTGTGGTTTGAtgagtaggatgagaaccaggataggacagtgttttAAAGATCTAGAGATGGCAGCATATGTGTGACatgcaggagaattagaagcCAGCACTGGCCTGTAGATTTAGCAGTGTCATCATCAACCATCTTAATCTTTTCAGTGTCAGTGGAGCATTGGGAACAAAATACTGAGTGGACAGGATCCAAGGGGTTCTTAAGAAGTTTGGGGCGTTGAAAGATGGCATGGTAATCAGAGATTCAAGGTCAGGACCATATGTTTGACTAATGATAGAAAGATGTCCGTGTAGAAAGAGAGAGCGACTACAAATGTTAGTTAATGCTGGAATATGCAGCCGAGACAGTGATCAAGTGTTTTGTAAGGGGATAGGGTCAAGTTGTACAAGTAgttgatttgggggggggggggggttaggggtCAAATGTCCAACATGATAAAATGTGTTGGGAAGTGGCTCGGCACTGCTCTTTCATACTGCATGGAATCTCCACCCAAAAACCACAATTACCAGTAAAGGTGGATTCCGTTCCTCATCAAATGGTGGAAGTCCAGAGATTATCTCCAACAATACCTAGGAAAATATTAATCATTAATTCAAATACATGGTGTGTGATTTAATGCCACAATTCTGTAAATATCTACAAGATTTCTATTGGtagatttatttacaaaaaaaataaataaaatatatatttggaacAGGACTagtacaatttttattttcaattttcttgCAGTGCTGAGGCATTTACAATGATCTATTCTAGGGGCAAGACTTCAAAGAGTTTCTCTATTTATGTTAAGACCAAGTCAGCCTGTCTCAGGAAtccattgttattttaattaaGGGCTGGGGCCTATTCTCTTCCTGGCAGCAGGTATGAGATATGGTAGAACAGTCGCCAAAATACATAAGACACACACCACACTTTACTAAgattattttgcttgtttgtgtCAGGAGATCAGCAGGCAGAGGGAGTATACATGAGGATGAGACTATGGAGACCTGGGCTAGTGCTCTGTTTTTCTTCTCCATGAATTCCAGAGTTTTACAATGGAACATGAAGAAAACTGGGCCTAAAGAATGAGATGCTCCTGGATCTACAAACTATACTGGTGTCCTATAAGATATGTAGTCATAAAATGGGTATCATGGTATTTTTCTGTGTGCACTGTGTCAAGTTAACAAATTAAATATGTCCACAAT from Mixophyes fleayi isolate aMixFle1 unplaced genomic scaffold, aMixFle1.hap1 Scaffold_3587, whole genome shotgun sequence includes these protein-coding regions:
- the LOC142132291 gene encoding interleukin-1 receptor-associated kinase 4-like; its protein translation is MMTERIVGTTAYMAPEALRGEVTIKSDIFSFGVVLLEIISGLPPFDEERNPPLLLDIKEEIEEEEKTLEDYVDKKMEEVEFHILEKMYSISSQCLNQMKNKRPDINTVLHSLETITCTLSGS